A stretch of the Vigna radiata var. radiata cultivar VC1973A chromosome 7, Vradiata_ver6, whole genome shotgun sequence genome encodes the following:
- the LOC106766716 gene encoding 3-oxoacyl-[acyl-carrier-protein] reductase 4 isoform X1, with amino-acid sequence MMMIMGSLARPNSLFFRTSGRGLTRKVGSNKVVSFQKLAWNGSFPSGQLEVEARQKNNREAAVVVVTGASRGIGRAIALSLGKAACKVLVNYTKSSTQAEEVSNLIEAFGGQALTFAGDVSNEADVESMIKTAVDAWGTVDVLVNNAGITRDGLLMRMKKSQWQEVIDLNLTGVFLCTQAASKIMTMKKKGRIVNITSVIGQVGNVGQANYSAAKAGVIGLTKSAAREYASRNITVNAVAPGFIASDMTALLRPDIEKKRLELIPLGRFGQPEEVAGLVEFLALNPSANYITGQVFTIDGGMAM; translated from the exons atgatgatgattatgggTTCTCTGGCTCGACCAAACTCCCTCTTTTTCCGAACCAGTGGAAGGGGACTTACCCGTAAAGTAGGGAGTAACAAGGTTGTGTCTTTTCAGAAGTTGGCATGGAATGGTTCATTTCCCTCTGGGCAGCTCGAAGTTGAAGCAAGACAGAAGAATAACAGAGAAGCAGCTGTTGTTGTAGTCACTGGAGCCTCCAGAGGCATTGGCCGTGCAATTGCACTTTCCTTAGGTAAAGCCGCTTGCAAG GTTTTGGTCAACTATACCAAGTCATCCACGCAAGCTGAGGAGGTTTCCAACTTG ATTGAGGCATTTGGTGGACAAGCTCTTACCTTCGCGGGAGATGTTTCAAATGAGGCTGATGTGGAGTCTATGATTAAAACT GCAGTTGATGCATGGGGAACTGTTGATGTATTAGTGAATAATGCAG GAATTACACGAGATGGATTGTTGATGAGAATGAAGAAATCTCAGTGGCAGGAAGTTATTGATCTGAATCTTACTGGTGTTTTTCTCTGCACTCAG GCAGCATCAAAGATTATGACGATGAAAAAGAAG GGAAGGATAGTCAATATTACATCCGTTATTGGTCAGGTTGGCAATGTTGGACAAGCCAACTATAGTGCTGCAAAGGCAGGGGTAATTGGCCTCACAAAAAGTGCTGCCAGGGAATATGCTAGCAGAAACATCACT GTTAATGCAGTAGCCCCTGGATTTATTGCATCTGATATGACTGCCTTGCTACGACCAGACATAGAGAAAAAAAGATTAGAGTTAATCCCCTTAG GAAGATTTGGTCAACCAGAAGAAGTTGCTGGACTTGTGGAATTTTTGGCTCTTAATCCTTCTGCTAATTACATCACTGGACAG GTGTTCACTATTGATGGAGGTATGGCAATGTAA
- the LOC106766716 gene encoding 3-oxoacyl-[acyl-carrier-protein] reductase 4 isoform X2, which translates to MMMIMGSLARPNSLFFRTSGRGLTRKVGSNKVVSFQKLAWNGSFPSGQLEVEARQKNNREAAVVVVTGASRGIGRAIALSLGKAACKVLVNYTKSSTQAEEVSNLIEAFGGQALTFAGDVSNEADVESMIKTAVDAWGTVDVLVNNAGITRDGLLMRMKKSQWQEVIDLNLTGVFLCTQGRIVNITSVIGQVGNVGQANYSAAKAGVIGLTKSAAREYASRNITVNAVAPGFIASDMTALLRPDIEKKRLELIPLGRFGQPEEVAGLVEFLALNPSANYITGQVFTIDGGMAM; encoded by the exons atgatgatgattatgggTTCTCTGGCTCGACCAAACTCCCTCTTTTTCCGAACCAGTGGAAGGGGACTTACCCGTAAAGTAGGGAGTAACAAGGTTGTGTCTTTTCAGAAGTTGGCATGGAATGGTTCATTTCCCTCTGGGCAGCTCGAAGTTGAAGCAAGACAGAAGAATAACAGAGAAGCAGCTGTTGTTGTAGTCACTGGAGCCTCCAGAGGCATTGGCCGTGCAATTGCACTTTCCTTAGGTAAAGCCGCTTGCAAG GTTTTGGTCAACTATACCAAGTCATCCACGCAAGCTGAGGAGGTTTCCAACTTG ATTGAGGCATTTGGTGGACAAGCTCTTACCTTCGCGGGAGATGTTTCAAATGAGGCTGATGTGGAGTCTATGATTAAAACT GCAGTTGATGCATGGGGAACTGTTGATGTATTAGTGAATAATGCAG GAATTACACGAGATGGATTGTTGATGAGAATGAAGAAATCTCAGTGGCAGGAAGTTATTGATCTGAATCTTACTGGTGTTTTTCTCTGCACTCAG GGAAGGATAGTCAATATTACATCCGTTATTGGTCAGGTTGGCAATGTTGGACAAGCCAACTATAGTGCTGCAAAGGCAGGGGTAATTGGCCTCACAAAAAGTGCTGCCAGGGAATATGCTAGCAGAAACATCACT GTTAATGCAGTAGCCCCTGGATTTATTGCATCTGATATGACTGCCTTGCTACGACCAGACATAGAGAAAAAAAGATTAGAGTTAATCCCCTTAG GAAGATTTGGTCAACCAGAAGAAGTTGCTGGACTTGTGGAATTTTTGGCTCTTAATCCTTCTGCTAATTACATCACTGGACAG GTGTTCACTATTGATGGAGGTATGGCAATGTAA